From the Papaver somniferum cultivar HN1 chromosome 2, ASM357369v1, whole genome shotgun sequence genome, the window CTTTGTTCGTCGTTACGAGTAGTAGCGGTTTTGCTTTTGCCTTTGGAACCTGCTCTTCCAGAATCTTTGACGATCATTCTTTGATTAATATATATCCATGATTTTAACGAGAGGAGTTACTACAAATCACTTGAATGAAGCTGGTCTTGAATTTTAAGTTGAAGTTGGAGGAGATGAAAGAGTTACTTATGAGATTACTGCTGTGGTCACTAATTTATATTTCTCTGCACAACATCAATCGGTCATATATATTGTTTGGGTGATATCATTGCTTTGAAGCGCGTTGAAGGAAGATTAGTTAATTCAGTTGAAAGTGAAACGAGTTTTGTATGTAGAAATCTAAAGAAAGTCGAGAACatgaaataaaaaaacaaagcaaaaagtGAAAGACTAGCTGATAGACTGTTCAGTAGGGCATGTGATGCTCGTTACGAGCAAAGAGAAAGACTAGTGAGTGGAAGGTGCTTAGCTAATTGGACGAAGCTAAgtggtatatatatattcttGGTACACTTCAATTTTTAAACATGTTCTTGAGCTACATTACTGCTGTTAAATATGTATATTTTCTTCTCGTTTGGTACAAAATATCCATGGTCAGCAGCGGgagttggagatgctctaatagtTTAATAAGTAGAAGGACAGATCATATATCACGTCATAAACATTTTTGTTTGTTATATTACGTGGTGATTGCTCCCGTGTTCCAGTGCCCAAGGAGGAAAATGTAGATCATATTTTGTACTACGTACAGTGTTCTGCACAGTATTAATCTTCTCTCTAAGCGAGTGACACGTTCTAACTCCAGAGCTCTTTTCATTCGCCACGAACGTCGTTCTACATGACTACACTTGTCCGTTTCATTATCCCAAAGACCCTCCTGTAAAAACTCATCTCAAAACAAatacttcttcttccttcttctcttgcTCCTGCATTACTGTTTTGGTTGCAACATTTTTTTAGTGATAATATTTCTTTCATAATCAGACGTTAGAAAAGCAAAGAAAAGATGGGTAGTACTGCAGGTAATAATTTGGAAACAAGATCATTGTTTGATGAAATCAGAAGTTACAACAAACATGGTGGTTTGTTTGATCTTGGTCACCCTCTCCTTAACCGTGTTGCTGAAAGCTTTGTCAAGGCTGCTGGGGTAATCAACCATCACTCTCCGTCTCTCTCTATCGTGCATGCATGtgggttttgatttttggttgttgttttttgtttctgTACACAGATTGGAGCGGCTCAGGCTGTATCAAGAGAAGCGTATTTCATCACACTTGACAGTATGATTTTCTTACCAAATGAACCTCTTTTTGGTCTTGTTTTCAACATGTTatgctctttttattttcttggttTTGATGGGTTGGTTGACAAAATGAAGGTGCTGGATTTGACTCAAGTAGTGGAGTTGTCTCAGATGTAACAGGCACCAAGAAACAGCGATTGCCTGACCTTAGAGGTACACAATCTATAATCCAATCCTTTCGGATCTTTCAAATTTTTGTGacttgtttgttattttttaaaAACTGATTGGAAACTTCCTTGATGTCTTTGCAGGAGAAACCAATAGGAAATCACTTGAGGCAATGGTGAGATATAGAGGAAGATTCTTTTATTTCTGGTTATTGTTTACTAGGGGATTTAGGTTAATTTCTCTAATGCCGAAATCTGATTTGGCgtttattttctttatataggtGAAAAACACTGGGAAAGAATCTCTTCAATGGGGTACATTTCCAAACATTttacatcatcaatttttcttgttttatggtCTTTTGTATCTCATAATATTTCACGGTAGATGTGCATAGCTAGACTTCCATTTTATTTTGCACATACCAAACTAGTAGAGAATAGAGAGTACAAAGAAATAGAGAGGCGAAATGGTAATGATGTCTTGCATTCTGAGGGGTGCTGAAACACTGTATTCCCACCTTTATGGATATCATTGTTTTGTGTGGGCTGAGAAGTGTGACTAATTTTCGATCCCAGCAGGTGAATGAGCCTGAGCAAAGGGATATTTTGCTGCTTTGGGATTACTGATATTGCAGGATAGAGCTTTTCAAGTGGGTTTATCTACTTGAAAGCGCTGTAATGCCATAGCTTAAAAAATTGTGGCTTTGGTTTGGTCAAATTATTGATTAGATTGGTATACGACTGGAAAGAATACCAGCTACTAATAATTGGGTTCTTACTGGTGCAGGATTGGCTGCTGGCATGTACTCAGGACTCACTTATGGCTTGAGGGAAGCTCGAGGCTCTCACGACTGGGTATTGGTCTATGCCTGATCTTCCCATCTAAAAGTTTTCTTCTTTCTCTACTTTGGAAGAGAACTTGCATCATTCATACCTGAGAATCTCTTTCTGGAGATGCTACCGGTACATCGAAAGCTTACTTTTTAAAATGGACTTGTGCAGAAAAACAGCGCGGTCGCTGGGGCAATTACAGGGGCGGCATTAGCTCTCACCTCAGATGACGCCTCACATGAGCAGATTGTGCAATGTGCCATCACTGGAGCAGCTATTTCTGCAGCAGCCAATATGCTCACTGGGATTTTCTAGATTAGCTAGTGTCAGGAGAGGAAATGCCTTCATTCTTTTGATggaaatttcttattttcttgcgTTTCTTAAATGGATGTAGGTGTACTTGTTCAAACACAATTCTGTTTTAGTCTTGGTTTCATGGATTCTCCAGTAATGGATGTTAATGTAATTTTCTGTGGTTGTGTTCAGTTTTGGTTCCATCCATTCCCGCTGAATGGATGTTATTGTGCTAATTCTACACTGATTTCTTGATCATGAAGCTGTGGTTTTGCAAGTTGGTTTGGTTGTTCGGCTTTCACTTAATTCGACTAGGTGACTTTTATAATTCAGCGCCTTGATTAGAGACCTAGCTTTACTTGCGGTGCTATCCAAGACAAACCCGGTAGAGACGAATCCAGTAGAGGTATATGCCTAACCACCTCGGAGAAGGGGTTTGGAGAGTTCAGTCCTTCACCGTATTTGGTGCTTTCATGATCAGTAACCAAGCACCCAATATCTTGCCCAGTTATCTGGAAGAACAACTAATTGCAACATACACCAACTAAAAGAACAAAGGTTGAGGAAAATTTACAACCAAAGAAATCCCCTAGGTTGAGGATAGTCAACTTAAAATTTATAAATTACCAAGAGAGAGCGCAGGTGAAACACCTATCGAAATGATCAAGAGAATAATATAACTGGAAGAGAATAAAGTAGTAAACTGGGCCTTAAAATGTTGCATCACAACAAGTTCATCTTTCAAAATGATCAAGAGAATAATATAACTGGAAGAGAATAAAGTAATAAACTGGGCCCTAAAATGTTGCATCACAACAAGTTCATCTGCACGATTAAAAGATAAAGCAACAAAACATTTGCATCAGACTTATTCTAGAGGTCTCCATGGGGTAATATCAATTTTACAGTACATCTAACCCGAGCAAGTTACAGCTTAAAATTTGAGAAAGTTGCAGCTTATAATTTGAGCAGGAGCGGGCACCATGGAGCCAAGAACATTCATTACTGGGGGTCCATATACGACGGCGATCTTTCATCTAGCGCCTTTTGCTGTGTCGTTTCCCTTTCCTTCTGCTGGTCTTATCCTCAGAATCAGAATCCGAAGCTGAGTCTGAATCTGAGGATTCTGATGTTGAACTGTACTTTCTATGCCTCCTCTTCTTTTGactcttctttcttctcctcctcctctctTCTTCTGAATCCGATGAAGAACTGTCACTCGAGCTACTAGAATCATCCGACCCTGTAACTGATGAAGCACTACTATCGGAATAAAAAACAGAAGCCTCGCTATCATCACTCCTTGAATCTGAACGCGAACGATGCTTCCTCTTGCTCTTCTTAATAGGCTTTTTCACAAGATCAGGGAAATCCAACTCATATGAAACTGGTGTCTTTATCTGCAACTTAGGATTTTTGAGTTGCTGAGTTCGAGAAGGTCGTGAAATGTATACTCGCTCATTCTTGCATTCATATGTCCAGTGCCCTGGTTCAAAGCACTTCTGACACTGTGAAGATGAAGCCCCAAGTGAAGGCATGGATGTCTTGTCTTTCCTTTCACCCAATCTTACTTGCTTCTCAGTACTCATTAAGTACATTTGACGCTTGGCTTCTTTCCGTTCTTGCCATCTGCTCGGTCCTTCTTCCTTCTGTCCATATGCATTTACATTTCTTGCTGCAGCTGTAGCTGCCCTTTCAGCTTGAGCACGACTAAGACCCTTCGCAGCAGTTAAAGTTGCAGCTTTGATTCTATCTGCTGCAACCTGAGCTTTCTCATCCTTTTTACTCGACATATTCTAACCTTACTACCTAGATACCCAAATTTTGAAGGAACTAGTTTTCACCTCCACAAATAACGAAAGCTGCAATTAAAAGAAAAGACAACAATTATTTCAACAATACTAGTTCGGACTCGGAATTCACAGAACCCAAACTTCAAGAAACAATAAAACCGTGTCGTCACAGAGAAACAAAAGCTATTTTCTAAGCTGTTTCGAATTGGTACACGGCAAAGCCTTTGTCAAAGAATCCACACCAAGTGCAAGGTATTCAAACTTCTCCAAACCAATAAACTAATAAGGCAAAACTGCAAAAGATGAGGCAAAGTCCAGGCTTTATTAGAAAACATAATTTTGATGACTTCAAGTTTTTTTTATCACCAGAATCCCCTAGATATGAAGCAACAAAACTAATCTAAACGTTTTAAGTAGACCTCTTAGTTCATGTTAAAAACTTAAGAACCTAATTCAAGTCTTCAGGTTTAAAACTTTGTGCAACAGATCTAGGGTTTGAATATATATAAGTATATAACAACAGATAAATCTCTTAGTCGCAAAAACAAATCCTAATTCTGGAAACCAGTAATAGACAGAAGATAAATCCCgaatcaaataaacaaaaatcCCTAATGGTTAGCTCAAAATCACCGCACCAAATTGTGACATTCATTCAGATTATAAACAACAGAAAGCTAATCATACAAAGAATCAAACAACAGACAAAACTGCAGAACGGATAACCAACCACAAGATTATTAAAGCAGAGAAAGTGATAAACTTACCTGAAGATCGCAAAGTTCGAACGAAGCCCTAGAATTGAACGCAAATCTAGAGACGCGTACACAATGGTTTTGAAGCTCTGTGCGGGTGGTCACAATGGGCCTTAAGTAGAGTTCAGCAGCTTCAGCCGCGTTTTAACAGCAGGGGAAAAGGGAAATTATTCGtacaagaaaagaaaattgtTTTGGAGTCtacaagaaaagaaaccttatatGGGGCTCCTAAATCCTGGTAAATTTTGTTCCCAACTATAAatagataaggggtgtctaaaatggATACAACTACCAATTTACCTTCCATTAAATATTAATATTATCAATTTACCCTCGTTAAACataacttataaaacttaaatatTTCATTTTCATTCCTTCATTAACCGGTTCTCTTCGATTCCCTCTTGTTTTCATTTTCAAACAAAAACATCGACGGTCCAAAATCGAttaatcattttttcttcttctatataaTTCAAAAACAAGCAATATTTAATCAGGCCACTAGAGTTACTTATCTATGTGAGAGTGATTCAGGAATTGGTAAAGCGATTCAAAACAAACCAAAGGAGAAAATGATTGCGGAAGACGAACCAACTTTGAGTGCCCTACAAGCAGAGAAAATGGCTCGAATTAGGTACTTTCCTATCTACCCAATCCTACAAATTAGGTTTTAACAACATGCAATCATTCAAAAATTATAAATATTGAAATCAAAGTTTCTTGGGTTTTCCAGAATCGATCTACTCTAATGTATTTGTAAATCGATTGCTTTAGAAATCGGTATTTGTTCATGCCCACAAAAACCGATTGTCCTGGATGTGTTTTCTGGTCAAAGAAAATTTAACCAGATTCGGTCCATGTTCAAACCCACATAGCCCGATTTTGACATGGAAGAGATAACCTTTTTTTCGTATGTTTTTCTGTTAGAATCATATTACATAAATGTCCACATAAACTAATTATATAGCCTTTGATTTTTTAACTGCTAAGCCCAAAATCAGTTTACGTAAgtgtccacataaaccgattcttggtGGGAAAATGCCCAATTTTCATGTGTACtttttgttagagaactgctctgtcgaactcgcaagttttgctatctcaagcttgtttccaAATTTAGtcgcacaaaactatatcttaatttctagtctacatttagtcaagtctccgACTAAggttagaagtgtgtagttgagtatcagacatcactgaatcaCCTATTGAAGACGGAGGTCaaccgaagacatttggagaacttcatcaacaaaagatgtgaagactgaaccattctattgaCTCACATGATCACCAttctatctttatgagactaagtcgtatgaaTACGTGGACTTTAAACATTGCATAAAAGAAGTTTCGATTCAAGCTAGTCTTGttgaaatctcgaaatatgattcaagcaacagTCATTcatatacttgatgaatttagttAAAGAACCATTTATTATTTGAGAACTAAGTTACGATTCAAattgatcatttgaaaatagcctgagcAATGATATTTGTCATTGatgtcatttgggaatgtttcgaattgattataacagagatatagaactactaaAAATCTGGATATAGGTAAGTACGCGTACCGACGTAACTGTATTGGTTCCGGATcagtggtacgcatacccagtatgcgtacTAGCTAGCTCTAGTTCAGTAACGGCTTTCATGGTAcaacaaggtagtcaatatcggttgtatcggccgatattatttgtttctatcgtgtttcgGAAAAAAACCTTTACGATAtctaaaatatcggcgatacaaggaTTAAACGATAAACAAACTCGTATCGGTCGGTACAAACCGATATACCAGGTTCACTGATACACTGATAATATATGTAAGGGTAATTTGGTAGAATAAATTATTTAGATTTGAAAATTTTTAAACAGATTCCTTCCTCATAATCGCCTTATTCCTCCGTACACTTGAAAACTCAATCCAATTCAGTAAAGAAATTTTCAACTATTTCATTTTTCGATGTGAGTTAAAATTAGGTGAGACGATGGTGAAAATTAACGAGGGTTACTTGGAATAGATAGTGGAttgggatttaatttttaatgtgAAGCTTTTAATCTTGAGAATTAATGCATCATATATGACACCAAATTCTTTAGACTGAAACATTTATAAATATTTGAAATTCTAGTCTTAATGTTGTATCACCTATAAAAACCGATATAAtgttttgtataggtgtatcagACCAAACCGATACGATACCAATACATGATATTGACTACTTTGGGTACACGTACCCAGGATGCATACCAAAATAACCTGAGTTCGTGGATTAGATTACGGTACACGTACCCAATATGCGTACCAAATAGTTTGTCCATAAAATTGCGTTAAGGGTCCACGTACCTTGGCAGTCCGAGTTCACGAATTAGGTTGATACACATACCCGTGCATACCATCCCTactgaatattttcagatgctgaaaagacgagggtacccgaatacaccacaatcttttatttatcaacctataagtccgttaccaagtgtgatcgtctatggactaagtcgagtgGTAGGATAAGAAAGATACCTACAAATATAAACCGCAAGCGCACAGTGTCTAGAACATAGATAgaggcaaatacgggtcgatcctacGGGGAGTCGGATTGGTGAAACTAAATTTCTAAGGTTCTACGAATACTAATTTAGACAAAATAAGTTGTCGAAGACTAGAGATTGATGATTATACTAAAGAAACAAGATTAAAAGGCAATATAAAGATGAACTAGGGCTTTGAATCCATCACCTAAATGCATACAaattcctgatttgaaaactagtTCTCTTTAATCAAGGAACTATAGAGGTACTAACCTCAAGCAcccttgaagatgtgataaatCACCACCAATATGTATGACTTAACCTTAGCTAATATGCCAAACCCTAGCATTACTTATCTTTTTAGGGAATAGATAATCACGGATTAAACTAAATCAATTTATATATGCTTGAACATCCAATAGAGAATTAACCTAACTACCAAGGATGCGTCACATACAAGGTGAGAGTAATCAATTTTAATTCAGAGATTAAGACATGCTTATCAATAAAATTCcatgaagaacaaataaaatcaaaccaaaaatttctaATTAAGAAGGGTTTCATTTCTTCCCTAGCAGAGATTTTTTAGAACATCACAAATATTGAAATAAAAATCTAAACTACTGCATGTTGCTGCatcggctactccgggcatgcctTTTCAAAATACAACTTCAACCCCATTTATCCAGGATTTTCCCCCAACTCCTCAATCCCACCGAAAAGAACAATTCATataaaattaaggatttatttCACTCCTTTACAACtcatcatttgatgtagacatGAAACTGAGACAACCACTACCATCCATTATGTTGTCATCGACTGCGCTACCTGAACTTTCCTACATGCCAGAAAACCTTGATTTAGAAGTTATATCCATACTTATAACAGTAACTACATCATACCCCATACTCTATAGACTAGGTGTAGCAATTTAAACATTGGTTCAAGGTGATTAAAAGAGGGAGGGAGAGAGTGAGAAACTTCAGAGACCGGATTGACAAGATCTATACGAAATTGGGAAACAAATATGGGATAACAATATTCAGAAGGTGGTTTTTGTAACAAAAATTCTTCACAGACCGAATGAAAAACAGCACAAAAACTACACCCCTCACATTCTTCTCATGGAGATCCTAAAGTACCCCTGTTAATCACCATTCAGGGTGGGACCCACCCCCATGTGGAGGGGCGGTTTTTGCATTGTTTTTTAATGCGGTCTGgttaagaatgattttttttgtaattggGAAAGCAAGAGAAAATATG encodes:
- the LOC113352961 gene encoding outer envelope pore protein 16-2, chloroplastic-like; its protein translation is MGSTAGNNLETRSLFDEIRSYNKHGGLFDLGHPLLNRVAESFVKAAGIGAAQAVSREAYFITLDSAGFDSSSGVVSDVTGTKKQRLPDLRGETNRKSLEAMVKNTGKESLQWGLAAGMYSGLTYGLREARGSHDWKNSAVAGAITGAALALTSDDASHEQIVQCAITGAAISAAANMLTGIF
- the LOC113346895 gene encoding zinc finger CCHC domain-containing protein 10-like, encoding MSSKKDEKAQVAADRIKAATLTAAKGLSRAQAERAATAAARNVNAYGQKEEGPSRWQERKEAKRQMYLMSTEKQVRLGERKDKTSMPSLGASSSQCQKCFEPGHWTYECKNERVYISRPSRTQQLKNPKLQIKTPVSYELDFPDLVKKPIKKSKRKHRSRSDSRSDDSEASVFYSDSSASSVTGSDDSSSSSDSSSSDSEEERRRRRKKSQKKRRHRKYSSTSESSDSDSASDSDSEDKTSRRKGKRHSKRR